The stretch of DNA GGCATCGGTGACTGGGATGTGTTCCTTCTTGCCGGGCGCTATACGCTTCTTGAACAGACGCCGATGCAGGATCTGTTTCCGGCCTGCCGTGCCGCCGGCACCTCTATCATCTGTGGCGGTCCATTCAATTCCGGTGTTCTTGTCGGAAGGGAGATGTGGAACTACGCGGCCGCCCCCGCTGCGGTGGTCGACCGGGTCCGGGCGCTTGGCGCGGTGGCCGATGAATTTTCAGTGCCGCTGGCCGCGGCGGCACTGCAGTTTCCGCTTGCCAATGACATCATCACCTCGGTGATCCCCGGACCACGCAACGCTGCCGAGTTGCAGCAGATCCTCGACTGGTTCAACCTGCCGATTCCGGCTGATTTCTGGGCAACACTGAAATCACGGGATCTGCTTGCGGACGACATCCCGGTGCCTGCCGCCTAGGATCGGGCGACGGTTCTGCTTTGCAGGTCGTGAAATTCTTCGATAACGGACGATACCGCCTCGATATGCGGCAGGTGGCCGACCGCCTCGATCACGCGCAAGCCCGGCATCGGCTGTTCCGGCGGTGCGGCGATTTCGTCAGCAGCGCCCCACAGCGTCATGTGGGGAATGGCAGGCGGATATGACGGTGCTGATGCCGATGTCAAAGCCCCGGCAATCTGCCGCAGCGCCTGCCGTCGCCCATCGGATCGCAGCGTTTCGACAAAGGCGTCTGCCATCCGCCTTGTCATCAGGGTCTTGCGTGTCACAAGCCGCCGCATGAAGGTCAGCGCGGCCTCGCCATCCTCCAGTTCGGACAGGCTTTGGATGAAATCACCGTCTGGCTGGCCTGCCACACCTGCAGGCGCCAGCAGCAGCAGCCCCGCAACATCAAGGCTGGCACTGGCGGCAAGATGAAGCGCCAGCGTCCCGCCAAGCGAGTGGCCGATAATCAGCGGCGTTGTCAGCCTGTCTGTGATCGCGACCTCAATCGCGGCGGCAAGCGCCTGCGGGGTGCCGTCACCGGCCTCATTCCCGGCACTGCCATGGCCGGCATATTCAACTGCCCAGAGTGTGGCGGTCTCGCAGATCTGCGGGGCCACGGCAAGCCATGACATGCGGTCGGCCCCAAAACCGTGGATCAGAAGGACATCAGGCCCATGACCGCCGATCCGGTGCAGAACAACATCGATCATTCAATCACGCCGAGAACGGCACCAACTTCCGTCAGTTCACCCTCGCCGATGCGGATTTCGGCAAGCGTGCCATCACATGGTGCCTCGATCTCGAGTGCGGCCTTGGTTGTCGAAATCACCACCACGACCTCACCGCTTGAAACATCATCGCCAACGCCGGCAACCCATTCCGTGACCTCTGCCTCGGTGACCTCGTTGCCAAGCTGCGGTACCAGAATCTCAGTTGCCATTAGCTTAGTTCCCTCTTCCTGTATTGATCATTTCTCGTTGGTATCATTCGCTGCATCTAAAGCTTGCCCGGCGGATCAAAGGCCACGCTTTGCCATGCCGGCAATATCCCAGGTGCGAAGTCCCCGCCGGTTGACCCGCTTTTCAGCGAAGAAATCCCCAAACACGGCATCGCATATATCGTGCGGCTGCGGCGCATAGGTGTCTTCCATATCCGCACCGGGGGCAATCCAGTTCGGCGCGCCAAGCACAATCGGGGCAGCCTTCAGATCGGCAAAGGCCAGGCGGGTTACATTGGCCGCCACCGTATTGGCAAAGCTGCCGCGCTCGACCGCTTCGGATATGATGATCAGTCTGCCGGTCCGGGCCACCGAAGCGAGAACGCTGTCATAATCAAACGGGACAAGCGTGCGGGCATCAATGATGTCTGATTCAATGCCGTGGGTTGCCAGATCCTCTGCCGCCGCCAGCGCCGGGTAGAGTGACGGGCCAATGGTCAGCATCGTGACATCGTCGCCGGACCTGCGCAGCGCCGCCTCGCCGAAGGGCATGCGGAAATAATCTGCCGGCACACCATCGGGCTCGAAAATTTCAACCCGGTCATAGAGACGCTGGCTTTCGAACACCATGGTCGGATCATTTCCCGACAGCGCCGTTGCCATCAGACCCTTGGCATCATGCGGCGTCGCCGGATAGATCACCCGAAGCCCCGGCACATGCGTCACCAGCGAGGTCCAGTCCTGGGAATGCTGGGCACCATATTTCGATCCAACCGAGGCCCGCAGCACCACAGGAAGTCGCAATTCACCAGCTGACATGGCCTGCCATTTGGCAAGCTGGTTGAAGATTTCATCGCCCGCCCGGCCAATGAAATCGGCATACATCAGCTCGACAAGCGCCCGTCCGCCGGCAAGCGCATAGCCAACCGCCGTCGACACGATCGCGGCTTCGGAAATCGGCGAATTGAACAGTCGGTGATAGGGAATGATGTCGGCAAAGCCGCGATGGACACCAAAGGCCCCGCCCCAGTCCCGGCATTCTTCACCATAGGCAATCAGGCTTTGATCATGCACAAGATGATGCAGGATCGCCTCGGACAGCGCATCGCGGACCGTGACCGCCCGCATTGGCGACTGCATGTTCCCGTCATCATCAATGCCAAACCTTGCCTTGCGCGCGATTGATTTTATCGCGCCGATATCGGCCGGGTCGGCAAGCAGATCGTCGGCCCTGCCGTCAAGGTCGACCAGCTCGCCATTGAAGGTCATGTCGCCAATGATTGTCGGGCTGGCCGCAATGTCCACTGCCGGCGCGTTCTGCCTGTCAACGACAGCCCGGGTTACCGCCCGGATCTGGCTTTCGACCGCCGCCACCATGTCATCGGCTGCGGCCTCGGTAATGACGCCGCCTTCGACAAGCCGATTGCGATAGCGTGCGATCGGGTCATGCGCCTGCCATGCCTTCATCTCATCGCGCGAGCGATAGGCGTTGGTATCGGTCGTTGAATGGCCGGAATACCGATAGCATTCGATATCCAGCAGCGCCGGCCCCTGCCCGGCACGCAGCAGATCGGCCTTGCGCGCCACGGCATCCGCCACCGCAAGCGGGTTCGATCCGTCCACCGTTTCGGCGTGGAGCTGGGCAGGGCTGACCCCCGCGCCAATCCGCGAGAGCCTGTCCCAGGCCATTGTTTCGCCGCGTGTCTGCCCACCCATGGCGTAGAAATTGTTGGTGAAGCAGAACAGCACCGGCGGATTGTGATCGAAGGGTGGCTGCCAGAGCTGACGGAACTGACCCATACCGGCAAAATTCATCGACTCCCAGATCAGACCGCAGCCGGTGCTGCCATCCCCAAGATTGGCAACACAGATCGCACCGGACCGGGACAGATGCGCATGTAAAGCCGCACCAACCGCGATGCCGGATGATCCGCCGACAATGGCGTTGTTGGGATAAGCGCCAAAGGGCGTGAAAAAGGCATGCATGGAACCGCCCATGCCCCGGTTGAATCCGGCGTCCCGCATGAAGATCTCGGCAAGAACACCGGTCAGAAGAAACGCCTCTGCTGTCGTGCCGCCAGCGCCGCCGACATGCGTCGACACAAGATCGAGAAGCTGACCACCACCATGATCCGCCATGATTGCATTCAGCCTGTCGCCATCAATGGCCGCCGCAGCCGCCAGCCCCTTGGCGATGATTTCACCGTGGCTGCGATGGGACCCGAAGATCTGATCCTGCGTGCGAAGTGCCATGGCGCTGCCAACCGCCGCCGCCTCCTGACCGACAGACAGATGTGCCGGGCCTTTGTAGACATAGTCTATGCCATGATAGGAGCCAGTCGATTTGAAGGCATGAAGCATGCTTTCAAACTCGCGGATCACCAGCATATGGCGAAGTGCTTCACGAAGCGCCTCGTCACCCCATCTGGCACGCTCGTCCGCGATATCACTGTCATAGGCATGTACCGGAATCTCGGCAAAGCTGACACGGTCGGCCATGTAGGTCTTTTCAGGATCAATTGGCAGATGTTTTGGCATGTTGCTCGCTCTTCACAATACCGGTCGGGTTAAAGGCTTGTCAGTTCATCACGCCAGGGCGGGTTGCAGCCGGATCTGCCGCAATTGATCGCCGCCGCTTCGCCGGCACGCCGGACAACCGCGTGCAACGCCCTCTCGTCGATGGCCGCCAGAGCGGCGCGGCTGGCAAGGTCGTTTTCAACCACCCATGACAGGGTGCTGGCCATGAAGGTATCGCCGGCACCAACCGTATCGACAAGCGTCTCGACCGCGGGCGCATCCGCCTCGATCTCGATTCCGCCAAGAAAGGCCCGTGCGCCATCCCCACCAAGCGTCAGGATGAACAGGGCGGCATCACAGTCGGCACGGCAGTCGGCAAGCGCCGCCGCCAGTGTCCGGTCCGGATAGAGCCACATCAGATCCTCATCGCTCAGCTTGAAGATATCGGCATGGCGCATCATTCTCTTGATCCGCGCGACATAGCCGTCACGATCGGTGATCAGGCCGGGGCGTACATTCGGGTCAAGTGACGTCATCAGCCCGCGCTGCTGGCAATCGGCGAAAAACGCCTCCCAGACATCGGCATCGTCCCCGCCAATCAGCGCCAGCGAACCAACATGGAAAATTTTTGTCGCCTCGGGCATGTCGCGGTGCAGCCTGTCGAGGCTGACCTGTCGTTCAGCCGTGCCATTGCGATGGAAAGCATAGGAGGGGATGCCATCGGTGATCGACACAACGGCAAGCGAGGTCGGGTGCGGCACCCGGTCGGCGACAAGCCTGACACGGCTGCGGACCAGCGTGTCGGCAAGAAGAGCGCCCAGCGCATCCTCGGAAACAGGTGTGAGATAGGCGACATCCTGGCCCTGCCGTCCTGCCGCCATCGCGACATTGAATGGCGAGCCGCCAGGATTGGCGACATAGCGCGGCAGACCGGTTGCAGCGACATCGCCTGACACCAGGTCTATGAGGTTTTCACCACCAACGGAAATCATCCACTCACCCCTTCCGGTGCATTTGCCAGCTGTCAGGTTGGCACCTGATCAGCTAGGCCCCGTATCCCATCTGGGCACGCCCGAGGGGTGATAGCATGTCGGCCGTGAACCTGTCTTCGAAATCCACCTCGTAATTTTCGGCGGCAAAGTCGGGCGAACTTTCCCCGGCCTCGAAAGCGCGGCGTTGCTTGTCAAGAAACCGTTCATTCTTGGCACAGGCCGGCGCGGCACCGATATACATGACATTGCTGTACCCTGTTCCGGTGTGCCGGTCCTCGACTCCGTGAATGACGTCGGGATGCCACCAAACGGTATCGCCCGGCTCGACCACCGGGATCGGCACATAGGCACGCAGAATCTTCTGATGCCAGGTGTCATTGATGTATAGCGCCCGGGATGGCGCGGCACCGCACAACTCATCATCGGGCACGTCATCCTGCAAAGCACGCAGAATGACCCACGCCATGGCATTGGCAACCGGCACCAGATTCAGCGTGCCGTCACCGGGGCCCTGGCGGCTGAGCGCTGTCCACCCCTGATAGGTGCGGAACATCGAACAGACGGCCGGTGACGGTATTTCCTTGGTGGCCGTGCGATAGGCCGCATCAAACGGATCATAGGATTCGACATCCCCCGACAGAAGATGCCGGTAGACACCGCGGAACCCTTCATCAAGCCAGCGTTCCACCGAACCGCCATCAACATGCGCGCTGAGCCCAAGCGTGTCGTCGCCGGGTTCACGCTGGCGAAGCCGGTCGGCATAGAGACATTCCCTGTCAGGATCGAATTCGAGACCATTGTCGGAGGAAAATTTCCACAGGCGGTTCAACCAGCGCCGCGCCACCGCAAGTTCGGATGACGTGCGCGCCTCCATCTGCGGTTGCGACCAGTAGAGGCCGAGAATCTGGGGTCGGGATGACGACAGGCTGGCAAAATACTGGTCCATCCCCTCTTTCGCCTTCTGCCGTTCGTAGAAATCATTCCTTGCGACATAGTCCATCAGCCGGTCATTCCAGGAGGTCACAAGATCACGGTCGAAGGTGTTGCGGATGACCACAGCGCCGCGCTGCTTGATGCTGTCGACCAGCTGGTCACTGACCGACCCGGCGGCAACTTCGGCGAAATCACATTCCGGCACAGGCGAGGTGCCGGCATCGCGTTCGGCCTCGATCTGACGGATCTGCGCCTCGACAATCTCGTCAATCCTTGCAAAGGCCGCGGCCACATCCACACCGGAACTTTTCAGTTCGGATTTCACCCTGCGAATGGAATTGCGAAATTCGTCAGTCATCGTATCGGACATTGTCCGTCCCCCGGCTTGTTATCCTGCCAAACATGCTTCTATGATGCAGTGCAGCGGGGAGCATCGGCAAGCCTGTTGATGCAGAAAATTTGTACGATTTGAAATTTCCAATGGCGCGCCATTCCGGCCGCGCGGAGGAGTCTGACATGCGGATCGATGCCCATCATCATTTCTGGAACCCGGCCCGTGGTGACTATGGCTGGATGCCGGTGGACAATGCCACGCTGTATCGTAGCTATGGCCCGGCCGATCTGGCCCCGCATCTGGACGCAGCCGGCATTCAGGCCACCATTCTGGTACAGGCCGCCGCGACCGTTGAAGAAAGCGAATACCTTCTGGGGCTGGCTGATGCGACACCGCATGTGGCGGGCGTCATCGGCTGGGTTGATTTTGAAAATCCGGCGCATCGCGACCAGCTGAAACGACTTGCAGGACATCCCAAATTCAAGGGTGTGCGACCGATGATCCAGGATATTCGCGATGATGACTGGATGCTGAGAAATGATGTGCAATGGGGTTTCAAGACGATCGTCGATCTGGGATTGCGGTTCGAGGCGCTTGGCTTTCCGCGGCATCTGAAAAACTTCCTGACCATCCTGACACGGTATCCAGACATGAAGGCTGTTCTTGATCATTGCATGAAACCGCAGATCGCCGGCGGGTCGGATCAGGATTTCACCTTCTGGGCCGAGGGGATGACGAGGCTTGCCGAAGAGACCGGCGCCTTCTGCAAATATTCGGCGCTGATCACCGAGGCCAGTGCCAGCTGGTCGACCGATGATCTGCGCCCCTATGTCGAACATGTCATCACCGCCTTTGGTGCCGACAGGGTGATGTGGGGATCCGATTGGCCGGTTTGCCGGCTCCGCGGAGAATATGAAGACTGGCATGCTGCCGCGATGGAATTGACCGGATCGTTGAACAACACCGAAACAGCCGCAATTTATGGGCAAACAGCCAATAAATTCTATGATCTGGGGCTGTGACATGGCCGCCGCGAACCTGTCCTTGGCCTTCTTTCAATCCGGTCTGATATGCTATGGTCACGGCAACGTGCCAGCGCCATCGATTCATCCATTCGGCAATTCACTGTTTCGGGAAGCCTGAGGAAACATGTCCATAGTCCAATTCCTGCTGGAACTCGCCGGGGCGACAATCCTGTTGCTGTTTTCAGTGCGCATGGTGCGCACCGGCGTGGAACGTGCCTTCGGTGCATCGTTTCGAAGGATAATGACGCGGTCCAAGGCCCGTGTCAGGGCGGCCCTGGCCGGGGTGCTTCTTGCCACCATCATGCAAAGCTCGGTTGCGGTGGCGATGCTTGTGGCAGGGTTCATCAGTGCCGGCGCGCTGTCTTTCGAGATCGGCCTGCCAGCCCTGCTTGGCGCGGATCTTGGCTCGGCACTGGTCATCCAGTTCCTGAGCATGGAAATCGGCTGGCTGTCACCACTTCTTCTGGTTACCGGGGGATTGCTGTTCCTGCGAAGCGAGACCGTTCTGTTGCGGCAGGTGGGCCGGGCGCTGATAGGTGTGGCGCTGATACTGATTGCCCTTGATCTGATCCGCGGCACCGTAGCGCCGCTTCGTGAAAGCGATTTCCTGCCACAGCTCTCGACCATCCTGGAACGTGACTTCCTGACCGCCTTTCTGGCTGGCGCGATCCTGACATTCCTCATGCATTCGTCGGTCGCCGCGGTGTTGATGTTTGTGACCCTGGTGGCCACCGGCGCGTTGCCGCTGATGGTGGGCATATCACTCATGCTCGGGGCGAATCTTGGATCGTCATTGCTGCCCCTGTGGATGACGAGGGCGATGAACCCGAAGGCCCGTCAGGTGCCGTTGATGAACGCCCTTCTTCGTGGCAGCGCGGCCATCATCATGGTCATCATTGTCAACCGCTCGCCGCTTGTCAGCCTGCTGCCGGATATTGGTGCCGGGCAGCAAATCATCCTGGCGCATGTTCTGTTCAACGCGATGCTGCTGCTGGCGGTCCCGTTCAGTGGCATTTTCGGTGTCTGGGCGCGCCGCATGCTGCCCGAAGCCAGGGGTGAGCATGAGGACAAGCCGGCGCATTATCGGTCGGTGTTGAATCAGGATGCGCTCGAGGACACGACCTTGGCCCTTGCCTGTATCAGGCGCGAAATCCACCGCATGCTGATGGTTGTCGAGGAGATGATGCTGCCCGCGATGGAGCTGCTGGAAAGCTATGACAAGGAGCGGATGAACAAGGTTGTCGAAAAGGATCTGATTATCAACGACGCTCTGGACGGAACCCGCCTTTATGTGGCCGAACTGGCAACAAGAAAGGCATCATCGCGTGATCGCAAGGAAGTGCGACACCTTCTCGAATACGCCATCGCCATCGAGGCGGCGGGGGATGTGGTGTCCAAGACACTGGCCCAGCTGGCAATCAACCGGGCCAAGGATGATATCCGCTTTTCCCCCGAAGGATTGGCGGAGCTTCGTGGCATGCATGACCGTGTCGTCGCCAATATCGCGCTTGCCGGCAATGTGCTTGTCTCGGGCGATGTCGGCATCGCAAGACGATTGCTCGAGGAAAAGAGCGAGGTAACACACAACCAGCGCAAAAGCCGCAAGAGCCACCTGAAACGGCTGGCCGGGGGCCGTGTGGAAAGTCTGGAGTCCAGTGATATTCATCTTGAAACCAGCCTGGCTTTCAAGGAATTCAACAGCCATATCGCGGCCATTGCCTATCCCATCCTGTCACGTGAAGGACAGCTGCTGGACACACGGCTTGTCGCCGAGGGCTAGGAACGGCACCGCAACCGCCGCCATAGAGGCGAATCCGTGCCCCATTACCTCTGAAATGTGCCGAATCATGACATTCAATCACCATTTCATGGTGACGTGCCGGCGCATCCGCATTTGTTGATCCCTGTTTCAGCAATCAACAGCATGGCGCGGTGTTAAATTTTTCTGGCCTTGATTCAACAGGTTGTGACACATCAGCCTGCCACTGACAGCGCATATTGCATCAGGGCTGTGCAAAGAATTTGCTTGGCCGCCACCAGAATCGTCGCTAGCGTTTTATGAATATTAAGAATTCATATGCGACTACAATATGCCCTCGAATATCTCCATCCATGATCTCGAACTCATCGGCCTGCAGAAAATCTACGGGCAGACGGTTGCTGTGCGGCAGGTCGATCTGACCTTGAGCCAGGCACAATATTGCTGCCTTCTGGGCCCATCCGGCTGTGGCAAGACATCGCTTCTGCGGATGATTGCGGGCCATGAAACCATCAGCTCGGGCTCGGTGCTGATCGCCGGCGACGATGTATCGACAGCAGCGCCGGCATCACGTCCCACCTCGATGATGTTTCAGAGCTATGCGTTGTTTCCGCATCTGCGGGTCATCGACAATGTGGCCTTCGCGCTGAAGATCATGGGGGTCGGCAAGGTCGAAAGGCATGAACGGGCCTTTGCGATGCTGCAGGGTGTGCAGCTCGACGCGTTGGCGGACAGGTACCCGAACCAGCTTTCCGGCGGACAACAGCAGCGGGTGGCGCTTGCAAGGGCGCTGATTACCGAGCCGAAAATTCTGCTTCTGGATGAGCCTCTGTCGGCGCTTGATCCGTTTCTGCGGATTGAGATGCGGGCCGAGCTGAAAACGCTGCAGCGGAAGCTGGGGATATCATTCATCCATGTTACCCACAGCCAGGACGAGGCCATGGCACTTGCCGATCTGGTTCTGGTGATGAATGACGGGATTGTCGAGCAGACAGGCACTCCCATGGAGATATTCAACAAACCAAGGAATGCGTTCGTGGCAAATTTCATCGGTGGCCACAACGTGATTACAGACGGTCCCAAAACCTACGCAGTACGTGAGGACCGTATCAACATAACACCGAATGGAAACAGTCAGATTGGCGCTATCGAATTCATGGGGGCCAACGTCAAAATCAAGGTATTTGATGGAACCGGGGGAAATCTGACCGTAAGCCAGACTGACGAGGCGTTTGCCAAGATGAACATGAATATCGGCGACGCCGTTGATGTCAGCTGGAAAAAGAAAGATCAACTCGAACTGACTGGCTAGAAAGGACTTAAGACATGAAAAAGAATTTCAATCGACGCACCATGTTGAAGACAACAGGTGCCGCTGCCGCCTTTACCGGCTTCAGCCTCAGCGCACCGAATGTACTTCGGGCCAATGACAAGGTTGTCAGATATCTCGGCACCGCAACCACAATGGGAAGCGAGATCGACAAGAAGCTGTTCGACGACACCGGCATCAAGGTTCAGTACATCCCGGTCACGACAGATGAAGTGACCAAGAGGGTTCTGACCCAGCCAAACAGCTTCGACATTGTTGATACCGAGTATTTCAGCCTGCCAAAGCTTGTGCCGTCGGGAAACATCCTCGGTATGGATTCCAAGCGGATCACCGAATTCGACAACATCAGCACCACCCACACTCTGGGGGAAATCGGCGGCAAGAAGATTGGCGATCAGGGCACAGCCCCGAAAAAGGTCTTCTATCTGAAGGACGAGAATTCCAGCGAGTTCTCTGCTGAGCCGACCCGCTGGGCGACGCTGATCCCGACCGTATTCAACGCCGACACGCTTGGGATCAGGCCGGACCTGATCGGGCGCCCGATCAACACCTGGGCCGAGCTTCTGAACCCCGAGTTCAAGGGCAAGGCATCGATCCTGAACATCCCGTCGATCGGGATCATGGATGCCGCGATGGTGGTCGAGGCCATGGGCGAATACAAATATCCCGACAAGGGCAATATGACCCGCGAGGAAATCGACCTGACGATCGGCATCCTCATCGACGCCAAGAAGCAGGGGCAGTTCCGCGCCCTGTGGTCGGACTTTAACGAAAGTGTGAACCTGATGGCCTCGGGCGAGGTGGTGATCCAGTCGATGTGGTCGCCGGCCATTACGGCTGTTCGTACACAGGGTATCCCATGTGTCTATCAGCCGCTGAAGGAAGGTTATCGCGCCTGGGCCGTCGGCTTTGCGCTGTCTGCAGCCACCAAGGGGTATCAGGCCGATGTCTGTTACGAGTTCATCAACTGGTACCTGTCCGGCTTTGTCGGCGGCTATCTGAACCGTCAGGGCTATTACTCGGCGGTACCGTCCACAGCGAAGGAATATATGGCTCCTTACGAGTGGGATTACTGGATGCTCGGCAAGGCGGCCACCCAGGACATCATGGCACCCGATGGCAAGAAGCTGGCAGGTGCCGGCGAGGTCCGCGATGGCGGGTCCTTCGAAGAGCGGATGGGCGGCGTTGCGTGCTGGAACGCAACCATGGACGAAAACCGCTACATGGTTCGCAAATGGAACGAGTTCGTCGCGGCCTAAGCCGGAGACGCAGCAACAATATCTACGGCACTCTTGCGGGTGCCGTAGTCACGTTTTAGAGGATTAAAATTTGAATCGGCTCGAAAAATACAGCGCCACATTGCTTGCTCTGCCTTTTACGATTGTCATCGCGCTGTTTTTCGTCCTGCCATTGCTTCTGGTGGTGATGGTCAGCTTCTGGGACTATACCTCCTACAGCATTATCCCCGATTTCATCTTCACCAATTACGAAGATATTTTCTATGGCTGTATCGGCAAGCTGCCGGACCTCTGCACGGCCTTTTCGACATATCTGTCCACGATAAAATTTGTCTTCATCACCTGGCTGGTGACGCTGGTTATCGGCTTTCTGGTGGCGCTGTTCCTGGCATTCTGTGTGCGATCCTTGCCAATGCAGGTGGCGCTGTTCCTGCTCTGCACGATCCCGTTCTGGACATCCAACGTTATCCGGATGATTTCCTGGATCCCGCTTCTTGGCCGCAATGGGCTTGTGAATGCCGGCCTGATGGATGTCGGCATAATCGACTCACCGCTGGAATGGCTTCTCTATTCCGAATTCGCGGTGATTGTTGCCTTTGTCCATCTCTACACGCTGTTCATGGTCGTGCCGATCTTCAACTCGATGATGCGGATCGACAGATCGCTTCTCGAAGCCGCCTATGATTCCGGAGCCTCGACATGGCAGGCGCTGACCAATGTTGTGATCCCTCTGTGCCGGCCGGGCATGATCATCGGGTCCATTTTCGTGATCACCATCGTCATGGGCGACTTCCTGACGATCGGCGTCATGGGCGGGCAGCAAATCGCCTCAGTCGGCAAGATCATCAATGTGGAAATGCAATATCTGCAATTCCCGGCGGCAGCGGCGAATGCCGTGATCCTGATCATCACGACGCTGATGATCATTTTCGGCATGACGCGCATCGTCGATGTCCGCAAGGAGCTGTAAATGTTCGGGGCCCGCTTTCGACTGTTGATGACGTCCATTTTCTGTCTGTTCATCCTGTTCCTCTACGGGCCGATGATTTGCATTCTGGTGCTGTCATTTCAGGGGCCGGAGGGCGGCCTGACCTTTCCCATGCGGGGCTTTTCGACATTCTGGTTTGAATCGCTGTTCGACGGTGTTGGCGTAATCGATATCTGGAGCGCCTTTGGTCGATCCATTCGGCTTGGCCTTGTCGTCATGGTGATGACGGTCATTTTCAGCCTGATGGCAGGCATGGCCTTTCGGCGAAAATTCATGCTGGCCGGAGCGCTGTTCTACGCCACCGTATCAAGCCTGATTGTGCCATCAATCGTCATCAGCCTTGGCGTGGCACTGGAATTCCGTATCCTTGACGACATGATCAAGGCCTTTGGTGACAGCCATCAGATCACCTGGATCATCGAGGATTTCAGGACAACAATGGGGCTGTTCAGCTCGGGTCTTGGCGCACAGCTGACCTGGACGCTGCCCTTCGGGCTGCTGATCATGTTCGCCGTTTTCAACAGGTTCGATCCTTCCTATGAGGAGGCCGCGCGCGATCTTGGCGCAGGGCCTTGGAAAACCTTCACCGAAGCCGTGCTTCCGATCATCGCCCCGTCGCTGATCGGTGTGGCCCTGTTCGGCTTTACCCTTAGCTATGATGAACTGGCACGCTCGTCTCAGGCCATTGGCGGCTTGAACACCCTGCCGCTGGAATTGCGCGGGCTGACCACAACGGTGACGGACCCCACCATTTACGCCCTTGGCACATTGACCACCGGAATCAGTTTCGCGGTCATCGGTATCGCCCTGCTTCTGTATTTCACCCTGCGACGCCGCACGGTTGTTCACCGCAGTGCCTGAGGTGGCCCGGACATGAAACGGATCGCCTTCATAAATCCGAATGCCACCGAAGCCATGACGCAGAGCTGCGCGGCAAGCATGCAGACTGTGATTGGCAATCAGGTCGAGGTGCGCGCGGTCACCAACCATGATGGCCCGCCAGCCATTCAGGGCGAGGAAGACGGCAAGGCAGCCGTTCCCGGCATGCTGGCACGACTTGACCAGAACGCGGATTGTGACGGGTTTGTCATTGGCTGTTTCGACGATACCGGGCTGTTTGACGCCCGCGCCATGACCCGAAAGCCGGTTGTCGGCATCGGACAGGCGTCCTTTCATCTTGCGGCGTTGCGCCACGGCCCGTTTCACGTTCTGACGACGCTGGCCGTATCGATCCCGGTGATTGAAGAGAATATCGCGCGGCAAGGTTTTGCCGACAGCTGCCTTGGTGTGCTGGCCAGCGGCGTGCCCGTGCTGGAACTTGAACACAACCCCGTCCAATCGGCAGCGATTGTTTCAGACCATATCAACACCATTCAGGATGGCGTGACCAATCCCTGCATCATTCTTG from Alphaproteobacteria bacterium LSUCC0719 encodes:
- a CDS encoding amidohydrolase; translation: MRIDAHHHFWNPARGDYGWMPVDNATLYRSYGPADLAPHLDAAGIQATILVQAAATVEESEYLLGLADATPHVAGVIGWVDFENPAHRDQLKRLAGHPKFKGVRPMIQDIRDDDWMLRNDVQWGFKTIVDLGLRFEALGFPRHLKNFLTILTRYPDMKAVLDHCMKPQIAGGSDQDFTFWAEGMTRLAEETGAFCKYSALITEASASWSTDDLRPYVEHVITAFGADRVMWGSDWPVCRLRGEYEDWHAAAMELTGSLNNTETAAIYGQTANKFYDLGL
- a CDS encoding Na/Pi cotransporter family protein produces the protein MSIVQFLLELAGATILLLFSVRMVRTGVERAFGASFRRIMTRSKARVRAALAGVLLATIMQSSVAVAMLVAGFISAGALSFEIGLPALLGADLGSALVIQFLSMEIGWLSPLLLVTGGLLFLRSETVLLRQVGRALIGVALILIALDLIRGTVAPLRESDFLPQLSTILERDFLTAFLAGAILTFLMHSSVAAVLMFVTLVATGALPLMVGISLMLGANLGSSLLPLWMTRAMNPKARQVPLMNALLRGSAAIIMVIIVNRSPLVSLLPDIGAGQQIILAHVLFNAMLLLAVPFSGIFGVWARRMLPEARGEHEDKPAHYRSVLNQDALEDTTLALACIRREIHRMLMVVEEMMLPAMELLESYDKERMNKVVEKDLIINDALDGTRLYVAELATRKASSRDRKEVRHLLEYAIAIEAAGDVVSKTLAQLAINRAKDDIRFSPEGLAELRGMHDRVVANIALAGNVLVSGDVGIARRLLEEKSEVTHNQRKSRKSHLKRLAGGRVESLESSDIHLETSLAFKEFNSHIAAIAYPILSREGQLLDTRLVAEG
- a CDS encoding ABC transporter ATP-binding protein is translated as MPSNISIHDLELIGLQKIYGQTVAVRQVDLTLSQAQYCCLLGPSGCGKTSLLRMIAGHETISSGSVLIAGDDVSTAAPASRPTSMMFQSYALFPHLRVIDNVAFALKIMGVGKVERHERAFAMLQGVQLDALADRYPNQLSGGQQQRVALARALITEPKILLLDEPLSALDPFLRIEMRAELKTLQRKLGISFIHVTHSQDEAMALADLVLVMNDGIVEQTGTPMEIFNKPRNAFVANFIGGHNVITDGPKTYAVREDRINITPNGNSQIGAIEFMGANVKIKVFDGTGGNLTVSQTDEAFAKMNMNIGDAVDVSWKKKDQLELTG
- a CDS encoding PotD/PotF family extracellular solute-binding protein — encoded protein: MKKNFNRRTMLKTTGAAAAFTGFSLSAPNVLRANDKVVRYLGTATTMGSEIDKKLFDDTGIKVQYIPVTTDEVTKRVLTQPNSFDIVDTEYFSLPKLVPSGNILGMDSKRITEFDNISTTHTLGEIGGKKIGDQGTAPKKVFYLKDENSSEFSAEPTRWATLIPTVFNADTLGIRPDLIGRPINTWAELLNPEFKGKASILNIPSIGIMDAAMVVEAMGEYKYPDKGNMTREEIDLTIGILIDAKKQGQFRALWSDFNESVNLMASGEVVIQSMWSPAITAVRTQGIPCVYQPLKEGYRAWAVGFALSAATKGYQADVCYEFINWYLSGFVGGYLNRQGYYSAVPSTAKEYMAPYEWDYWMLGKAATQDIMAPDGKKLAGAGEVRDGGSFEERMGGVACWNATMDENRYMVRKWNEFVAA
- a CDS encoding ABC transporter permease, translating into MNRLEKYSATLLALPFTIVIALFFVLPLLLVVMVSFWDYTSYSIIPDFIFTNYEDIFYGCIGKLPDLCTAFSTYLSTIKFVFITWLVTLVIGFLVALFLAFCVRSLPMQVALFLLCTIPFWTSNVIRMISWIPLLGRNGLVNAGLMDVGIIDSPLEWLLYSEFAVIVAFVHLYTLFMVVPIFNSMMRIDRSLLEAAYDSGASTWQALTNVVIPLCRPGMIIGSIFVITIVMGDFLTIGVMGGQQIASVGKIINVEMQYLQFPAAAANAVILIITTLMIIFGMTRIVDVRKEL